The region tgataaagcttatttgatcagactggatcaggatataagaaaagcaaagattaatgatctcagggctgcaatttttcaaattggtgaagatactgcagagcttaaagatgctaaaaggagaatgattgatgaacttagatatgctgagagatgtttgttgaagaactatctcagaacaactcctgacatcagagagatcagaagatgaagccaagtcaagatctacaactgcttaaattctgatatttgtacagactgaagttgttatcagaagttaaatgttggtaaagctttaaggactgtaagttgtagttatctagtctaattctcatgcatttgtacttaatgtttttgacatcatcaaatatctgttaaacttgtatattatgctaatttacaagttgggggagattgttagatatatttgataatgtcatggctaatatgatttatgtttagttttcagatcttacttaaacaggacaaatcagtacttaactgggaatcagtacttatactggaagtcaggacttaaggatatcagtacttatattatcaggagataatcatcagaagatagatatcagaatttaagtgctgaaggacgttcggataaggatagtagctgattaaaggaaagaagatcgagataaacataagaagagatatgcatgaagaaggaattctatgaagaatagaatacttggaagaaaagatatctgattgatatattttaggaagcagaattatattccatatcaattagcgattatcttgtaactgtgtagtatataaacacagacatggggtttacactataagtgttatcatattcgagaagattattcattgtaaccctagcagctctcgtgataattattcatcactgagaggtaacagttccatactgtaacagagtttattgtttcaataaagtttgttttctgttacttgaaatattaaaagttcgatttgattgtatttatacactgtattcaccccctctacagtgtgtgtgacctaacagttatTATCTTCTAATAGagaatgttagttttttattagttttaaatattttacaCTCTTATTAATTTACGCGCTTAGTTAACCTAAGTGTTAACAATTGAGGATTGAGTCAAATTAGTAATGAATCTGCTCTCTTTTTTTTCACTCTTCATTTTTTTAATCTCAACAAAATAAATAGAAATGGGAATTAACGTCATCCCTCCTGACCCCGATCGATCCCAGCCTGTTCGGGTCAGGGATTTCGAGAAGTTTTCGGGGGCGGGCCTAGCAACGAGgaaggttttataaaatttcaggGGTCGGGCGGCGTTTAGGATTAGTGTCTCCCCGCCCCATTTCCCCGACcccaattatatatatatacacacataacaatatatttatatattatattaaattaattattatgaaaatattaataaaatattattttattcttaaATAAATCTAAAACTTTGTTGATCAacttttttatattaaaatttaaaatatttgtctgaattttaatttatcatttctttatattgtaaatcaattttaatatgatttgattttaaaaatatgagatattacTAATGTTTTTGTATATTACGAATTAgtagatttttaaaaataaaataaaaatacatgatTATTATTTTTAACTATATCCAGAATTCTCGCAGAATTTTCCATTTGGGTGAGGACCGGAAAGGAATAGAATCTCCGTCGGGGTGTAAGGTGGGTTTAGGGATCAGATAGCACTTCCTCATCCCGAAATGACCCAATGCATATCCCTGTAAACAACTACAAGTATTTTTGTTATATTAGtatagtttttaattttttagtaTTTAGGTTTATCTACCTTAAACTAAGTATCTAATATCAAAATTATCGGGGATGAGCGAGAATCGAACTTTACGATAAAAATAAGTTTTCACCACTTAAGTTGTCTATATGTTCGAAAAGgaaaaaataagaaaatacaGTGATAACCTTTATGTCATCTCATTTTCATtgcatatttatttatttaaatttttatgaaatgtaattaaatttataaaaatatattattcatttTTACATAATTGATGTATGGATATAAAATAGAgttaaaataatcatttactgtattcaaaaattaatttcttATAAACATAAATTCGTTCGAGATAATATTTCGATAAAAATACAAGCATGTGCCTCGCACGGGCTTTTACGCTAGTAGTTGTATAATACACAAACATGGGCATAAAATTAGTGAGACATTTTATTCATGAGTTGAAATGACTAACTTACCcctatatataatatttatttaaaaactTTGTTGATAGTTGGATTTGAACCCATGTGTTGCAATTGCTCTACATCATATCACACCACAAAACCACTCAATCATATGTGTTGTTAATCATAAACATATTTGGTGTGTTTGTGTGTCATGAATAAGTAGATATATGGTATTatgatattttttatatataataagcGTTAGGGACTTCTTATCCAAAACTTTGGTCTTGTACCGTCAAAACAATCTCAACTGTTGATTTGATATAATTAAATATAGACGGTTAAGAGTATATCTTATTAGAATAAGTATATTCTTAATACAATCATAAATAAAAAATGATTACATTGTTCTAATACTATTCAAAAACTAATTATGATACAATGTCCTAATACAATCCTAAATTGGTCATTTACCGCCAAAACAATCTCAACCGTTGATctgaaataattaaaaatagaTTGGTAAGATTATATCTTATTAGAATGAGTATATTTTTAATACAGTTATAAATAGAAAATGATTAACTTGTTATGTTACTATTCAAACACCAATTGTGATGCAATATCCTAATACAATCCTAAGTAGAATATGATTAGAGATTCAACCAAccataaatataaaaaaaaaaaaaaaaattacaccgTTCTACTACTATTCAAACGCCAAAAAATCATACAATGATACAACATTAGATATAATATGATTACATATTATACTATATGTAGTTTCAATTCAATTACTCATAAGTATATTTCCCAATATTTATTTGTAATTCAAATACTCGTCAGTATATTTCGCAATATATGCATGTTTGTTGCAACAATATTACACCAAACTATCAAACTAAAAAAAAGTTTAACAGCATCAGAAATAACGATATATATGTACTTTAAAAAGTTTTGAAAATGCGTTTTAAAAATGAAaaagataaaatttaaaaaatcgCGTATCACACCGGTTATAAGTTGGTATATATAGAAAAAAACTAATAACTTTTAATCAtctttttaattttatatttatattttgtattatataaTTACATAGTGTAAATTAGTAATGTATAATATATTGTCAACTTGCATATGTTTAAATCATTCAACTCAGTGATATTGTATCAGTAGTaaatgtttatatatataattataatatacaaattagataattatatttatttaataaattcaAGCGTGCCAATCATAAATTTACATAAAAACTAATATTAAAAAGTATACATAAGTACAatagaaaataattataaaattatattgtTGGAAAGTAGGCATACTTCAATTCTTAGAGAAAAAAATGTTATATTTTAGTTATTTGGTCAAATTTACTGTAAAAAGTAAAAGAAGTCAACAATAATGAGATAGAAGTACTATTAAGTATACCGACAAGTATaactatttttaatttttatttaaactAATGTATTTAAACTTATTTTGAACTAACCATTCGAATGTCAcccaattttaaaaaaataattaaaatttgacTGTTTTGGCAAATGGTATCAAAGCCTTATCGAGTTAAAATGTATTTTTTTTAACTATCTGTACATCTATTTGTTGGTTCGATGATGACATAATCTTAATGAAATTGGGTATTTCTAACATTCTACATTCGCATGAATTACTGCGTTAGAGATCTTTATAATTTCAAGTCAATAAAAAATGTAGATCAAAGTTATTAGATTGATTTGTGGTAAGTTATCGGGACTTGACCCGATTATTAAAAAATAGTCAAGAATTGGTCCAGGTTATCGTATGATCAGATAAAAGTATGAGCGTAATACTAAACCAACTTTTTCTCGATATTTCATTTCCTTATAAAAATATACattattatcaaattttaaagtacgtatatatatgtatatgtgatattttaataatggtaaattataaatagttgatttttaaatttctaATTTGTTTCATTCGAAATTAGAAGAAgtaaattaaattttttaaatataaaaatatgctAATGGTTAATTTAACTTGGAATATTATTGACATTTAGCGATTTTAGTCATTCCCCATGTAAAATAATAGGTAAATTGTAATTATTTCATATAATCAACATTATttttttcctttcaaatttttGTGAATGAAATATTGAACCCACAATTGTTTAATGTGatacaaaattatttaatattccAAAACTTAAATTATTGTATTAATCTACACTAAGCACCATTAAAcaactcaaaccttaaattcttAACTACCTTACCCCACTACAAGATTTGTTAATTTCTATGTAATTTAAATAATAATGATTAAATTATTCACataaattattatatgaatttttcaTAGAGATctaaaaggattataatgtaaaactaatatttgtgacattttaaaCGAATTTAGAGAATTTTGTTTGGGAAAACAATCTTTATTATTAATAAGCTAGTATATGAAAAAAAAAGTTGAAATCATTCACgaaaaaaattaaataatgatTAATATAGCGTTGCATTATTTTATACTAGAATACAACATATACATATATTATCCATAAACGATAAACATATATATAGGGGGCTACTGTGATAGAAACCAATTTAgaataaaaactagaaaccaaatgttttttttaaaaacaaaatttgaaatataacacatatgatATACAAATCGATCGTTgaaaatacagtgaaatcggattttaaaaaaaattacggtttgacgggaaatatcaaattaaaaacggaggggaaaagctgaaattgggtgtgggagggtgTAGGGTAGTTGAGTGATGTGATTTAGGGGGACCATTAAATTGGgtagatctaatggcttagaCTAATTATaaatttctattttaattttagtttgtatttgatcattccatatatatatatttgaaagcatatatatatatatatatatatatatatttaaaaaaatgacAAAATAGATTTGAGAGAGATACACAGGAGGGGAAAATGTCAGGGAGGGGAATAACAGAAATTTTAAGGGggaatatttatcataaatggGGGAAACTGTACACGTTTTTTAGTTTTtcttaaaaatagtttaaatttCGGTTTTGTTTACAACTGTTGTATAACACCCCTTTTAACATCGTTTTCAAATttactgatgtcaaaaatattttaacatttattgttttttattgttattttatGGAAGGGTATTTATTGACTATTTTCTTGCGGTGCAGAATCTGTCCAAAATGAAAATTCAAAAATTACACGTTTTATGTTCTGAAACATTGCTAGATAATGAGTTGTGCACCCGGTGATTATGCTAGTTTCATTCAAAACACCATAAAATATCTATATCGATTTCATCCCATAACAACAGCACTTGGTCAGTAGGCAATAATTAAAGACAAAAGTTAAGTAGcagaaattttgaaaatttataatttaaagaAAGTCGAAAAAATCAAAATATTCCGTCTAGTTAATTTGCAGTTGAAAAccggttaaaattacctatgctCCCTACTACCTCCGTCCCGCCGGATTATATATGTTTAttatttgcacgtatttcgagatttgtataaaatatagtttcataatgtttttttataaaaaaaaaattttgaataaaagtttaaacataaaacttttatttaaaaaaaatttaaaaatctaTTGTGAGATTATGTTCTAAATGAACATTGAAAAACGTGAATTGAATGAGCCAGTAACAAATATCCCAGTGATTTGTTCCGGTACTCAGATTCTCAGAAGTCAGAACTCTGGTGAGTGGACTAGCTAGTAGAATTTTAAATTTTCGGTGGAGAGAATTTGGCGAGGAGAATTGAAAATTGAACAGAAATAATGTGTATAGTAATACAGTATTATTGATGAAAATTCAGGGGTATAAAGGTTAGGAGTAAAGTGGGGGGGTGATTATTCCTCTCAAGCTATCGACCACACAACAGTTGCCGAGGGGAATGTTTAGTAGGGCCCGTTTAAACATACTAAAGCTAGAAGGGTCGGTCAGATCTTTGGAAATCTTTTGTGCTCTAACTTAAACAGGTTAAAGTCAAATAAAGAAAGCTAGGGAACATGGCATGGGGAAACACCAATCATCACTTCTCTTGAATTGCCTTCCCGCCCCCCTCCTCCCCCCTTCTATTTTAAATCGCTTCGACTTGGTGGCGGAACCAGTATTATAAATTAATCGAAACCAGTATCATAAATTATTTTGAGATCAAATTACTATAAATATTTTATCAGaactaaatatatttttcatagtagattttataaaaaaaatagaattatTAAATAATACTGTTACTATAATCTCGAAATCAGTCGGGACTAGAACGAGATCAAGTGGGACGAGTATATACATAGTACTTGTATTGTTATAGGGTATGTATGTGATAAGTACATTGTGCAGTGACAGGTGAGTGAAGTAAGAGTAAGAGTGAGCTGCCACTGCCAGCTTGCATGCGATGTTTGCTTAACATCTACTACTACTGCTACAACTGGCTAGGTACGGTTTCTGTTGTCGCAGGCCAAGAGTGATTCTTTTAGATAAAATTTCATGTGTTACTTTACATTTTACACGTATATATGATGTTTCTTTTGTGTACGTTTTAGCTAACTTGGTTAGTTGATCACTACTTCAACTTTATAACCACTGCATGCTACCTAGTTGTACAATAATTTCATCACTTCATGTGCAAATGAAAAACAACTtttcaaaactaaaaattaaaatgTGTGTTAAGTTTATCAGTTATCATTGTCATCTGCCCTCTCTAGTTACCATTTTATGGTGCTAAGCCAACCAATTTTATGGCGCTAAGCCAACTACCAAAAGTTCACACACATGGCTCCCTCGTTTCCTTTTAAGGGATATTAATTCCGTTTTCTCATTTTTTTACATTTCTTTTTCACTGCTCGGAATGTATTTTAAGataaatataaaatatagttttataacttatttaaaaaaatcaataaaaatttaaacattaacATTTTATTcagaatatttttaaaaaaaaaattatgaaactatactATATTGGAATATTAAAATATGTGCTGAATTATCTCTctcaaattattttaatttgagaTAGATGGAGGGAGTATGTTTTATTCATTTTCTTTACTTGATGTTTAGAAGTAAGAAGGGTTAAAACAAACCAGAAATTTTTACACATGCTGAAGCAACGAGATCAACATCATACGAAAAAATGTATGCAATTTTATTTTTATGTACCGATTAGTATGTGTAACTGTATATTTTGAAGTCTGAAGGGCACACATATATGATATAGCCAACTGCATGGcttcaaaaactcattcatataaCATTATTTGTAATCTGTAATACATCCCCCGTGCATGTAATATATATTCAGTAAATCTAACGAAGCCAACAAAAAAGTGCTCCATATTCCCACCATAATCACAAAATCAATCATAAAAACTAAACATAACATAATTCAGTTGTAAATAGATCAAATGAAACCACTTATCCTCCTTTCGGTTAGCTTGTATCAATAAATTTAAACAAGCTCAAGTCATCATCAGCCACCATTAGCCCTAACACAATGTCTAAAACCAACAAAATATCAGGACCAGATAATTAACATGAAATATATCAAGCCAGATTAACTGACTAATAATATACCTTTGTCTTTGTTAAACATCTAATTAACTCAAACTCATTACCATGATCCTCCTCCAGTGCCTAACATTCCATTCCAAAACCCATTAGACTGCTCATCTCCTCCGTGATCTTTAGCGTTGTCCCGGTGATCATCAGAAGTATGATCATTAGCTGCATTACCAGGGGCTTGAAGCTTCAAATCTTCAAAAGGAAATAAGTGCCTTCCAGTGCCATTACTGCCAGTATTAGTACCAATCTCAAGCTCATTGTCCAATGAAAAACTAAGAGCTGGCACTGGCTTCATGAACTGATGATACTGATCCGTATTCAAAGGAAATCCCAAGAATGCGTTGGAGCTAGGAATATTATTATCACTACTCATACTCGAAAGCATCGGCATAAATGTGCTTCCCATTCCCCTAGTTGATTGAATTCCAGTCAGCAATTCCATTGCTGAAAGATGCTGAGTAGTTGTCGAATTTGTAGGAGAAGAACTCGAATAAGCATTAGCCATTGTATTCCCAATATTATCGAAATTAGGAACTTGGATTAATTGCGAAAGTGCCTTAAAATCACTCGATTCATGACTAAATCCCAAATTAAGATCTTGATGATGATCATAAACATTACTAATCTTGTtaggatcctgacaagaattcgatacgacaggcACCGCTACTAGATGACCATGATCTTGATCTGCAGATGGGATTATAATTTTCTTTGATGAAGCTGATGAGTTTGATTGTGAAGGTGAAGAATTTAAAGATCTTTTGTTGTTCTTTCTTGAACCACCTCCAACAGGAATGTTTCTAAGGGACCCACCTTCAGTCCAATACCTTCTACAAGTTTTACAAAAGTATCTAGGCTGTGAAAGACTGTAATTGTTGTAGTAACAGAACTTGGTGTTGGTTGAATTGCACCTTGGACAGTTAATAACTTGTTGTTGCACTTCTTTTTGTGGATTATTAACTTTCTTGCAGCTTTCTGATGATGAGGATGTCATGCTAGGCTTTTGTGGTGTAGTTGTGTTTGTTACTATTATTTCTTCCAATGGCTTCACCACTATCTCCTTATATTTGTTCAAATCAAAACACAAAACAATACAGGAACACTGTTACTATAATTTCGAGGTAAACGAGTAACAAACTGCGCAGCTAACAAATTGTTCTATATAAGAAAAAAGATAAAAGGGAAAGCAAGAAGTGTTGCATATTATCTATGTGTAGTAACACTCTAATTGTATATATGTATCTGAAGCATGAAGATTGACACAAAGCAGGCAAACAAACAAAAAAGGATGGCTTTATACAAAACATTGAACAAACTAAAAATCAGCAAGTCTAGGTAGATACAAAAGAGAAAAAGGAAGAGACAAAGAATAACAGAAAGAAATTTAAAACTTTTTCTAAAGTCCAAACCAGGCCTTTTTCTCAGATATATTAGTAACTTAAACTTTAAGGTAAAAGAAAAAGTAGGGTAACAAATTATGAAGTTAATTAAAACACTGAAatagaataaatatatatatgagTAGAAATTAAAAGATCAGATGAGCAAGATTGTTAGAGGTGAAGTAAAGATCTGAGGATAGGATGTGAGTACCTGTGGCCATTGAGCTGTATCCATGGATGAAAAGAAGGTAGCAGATGAGGGGAGAgtgaagaagaagagaaaatttCACCACTTCTCCTGCAAGTGGCTTTAAAAAGCAGAAAAAGAGAGAATGTGTTTAGATGGTGTGTGTCTGTGTGCTTTATGTGCTTGTCTACTTTATGTGTCCATCTGGTACGGTGTAAAAGGATTCGGTACTGCTTCAGTACATtctatatatttattatttgtacatattttgagatttttataaaatatattttaataatatttttttaaaaaaaaataaattttaaaaatttaaacataaaatttttattcagaaaaaaaaattcaaaatattataaaattatgttttaaataaattttaaaaaacgTGCTGAAaagtaatatataaaattaaatgaaaTAGAAAGAATATAATATTATACAGAATCGTAATGTAACACATCTCATCGGTACATGTAATAGAAATATACAATAAGCAATAAAGTCTAAATACAATAGCTCAAATTCTACTTGGGGATCTTTCTGCGAAAACCTCCACAAATAATCATCATTTTTCTGATGATTTTCTGCTTCTCGTAGCTGGTTGAATTTAAATTATGTACTATATTGCAGTGATATAACATGAAATATAGTACGTCATATTTATATGATCAAATTTAGTTAAATATGATTGTATTGTTAAATTCGTTTTAAAAATGATGATTTTGCAGATCAATCAAATTTAATTAAGAACAATTAATCGGTAATTTAAGCTAAATTTAACTGAAGTTTTATACTCGAACTAATATGCAGATCAGTTACCGTATAGAATTCAAAAGTGTTAGGGgtcatttgttaaatctgaatCATTTTTTCTGGACGATTAAAATTCCGAATGATTGATAATCTGAATGCTGGACTGTTAATCCTGTTTTGtaaataaatatgaaaatttCTGAACGCTAATATTTGTTGATTTACATATATGTAAAAATTAATATGTATTTTAATCCTAATAATCAAATAACAATTTACACGTATTTTGAAAATTTAATAATGGAAAACACacatatattttgaataaatattaTCCATTTAAAGAGTAAACAATATTTTTCAGTCTTaacataaaaaatatataattggaagtttaatttaaaattattaaacaaatttaagacaaatgtattcatattaaaatc is a window of Apium graveolens cultivar Ventura chromosome 11, ASM990537v1, whole genome shotgun sequence DNA encoding:
- the LOC141698438 gene encoding dof zinc finger protein DOF4.6-like is translated as MDTAQWPQEIVVKPLEEIIVTNTTTPQKPSMTSSSSESCKKVNNPQKEVQQQVINCPRCNSTNTKFCYYNNYSLSQPRYFCKTCRRYWTEGGSLRNIPVGGGSRKNNKRSLNSSPSQSNSSASSKKIIIPSADQDHGHLVAVPVVSNSCQDPNKISNVYDHHQDLNLGFSHESSDFKALSQLIQVPNFDNIGNTMANAYSSSSPTNSTTTQHLSAMELLTGIQSTRGMGSTFMPMLSSMSSDNNIPSSNAFLGFPLNTDQYHQFMKPVPALSFSLDNELEIGTNTGSNGTGRHLFPFEDLKLQAPGNAANDHTSDDHRDNAKDHGGDEQSNGFWNGMLGTGGGSW